The following proteins are co-located in the Desulfomonilaceae bacterium genome:
- a CDS encoding ABC transporter permease, translated as MNFLVKRIALMIPTLIGITIISFAVMKMAPGDPTSLMTDLNPNMNEEAVKRIRAHYGLDQPWSVQYFKWLKSMALLDFGRSFAPDNRLVINKISERIPVTLMINVLSLALILSVSIPIGVMSAVKQDSLFDRVSSLFVFLGFAIPTFWLALLLMILFGVKLDWLPISGLRSLNYSHLTFSGQVLDVGRHLILPVFVSAFGGLAGMSRYMRSNMLEVIRQDYITTARAKGLDERTVIFKHALRNALLPVITILGLSVPGLIGGSVIFETIFAIPGMGQLFYQSVMMRDYPTIMGILVIGAALTLIGNLLADLLYSWADPRIRVGG; from the coding sequence ATGAACTTCCTGGTTAAAAGAATAGCTCTAATGATCCCGACTTTGATCGGGATCACAATTATTTCCTTCGCAGTGATGAAAATGGCGCCGGGTGATCCTACCAGCCTAATGACGGACCTGAATCCGAACATGAATGAAGAGGCGGTAAAAAGGATCAGAGCCCACTACGGGCTGGATCAACCATGGTCGGTCCAATATTTTAAGTGGTTGAAAAGCATGGCCTTACTGGACTTTGGGAGGTCGTTCGCCCCTGACAACAGGCTGGTCATAAACAAGATCTCAGAACGAATTCCAGTTACTCTTATGATTAATGTCCTTTCCCTGGCGCTTATTCTATCGGTTTCAATTCCGATTGGCGTCATGTCCGCTGTCAAACAGGACTCCCTCTTTGATCGAGTGTCGTCGCTTTTTGTTTTTTTAGGATTCGCCATACCAACTTTCTGGTTAGCTTTACTGTTGATGATTCTGTTTGGCGTCAAGCTCGACTGGCTTCCAATATCGGGATTGCGTTCTCTGAACTACTCGCATTTGACTTTTTCGGGGCAGGTATTGGACGTGGGGCGGCACCTAATATTACCGGTTTTTGTTTCAGCGTTCGGGGGACTTGCAGGAATGAGCCGTTACATGCGTTCCAACATGCTGGAAGTCATAAGACAGGATTATATCACCACCGCTCGAGCCAAAGGCCTCGATGAAAGGACTGTAATCTTCAAGCACGCCTTGAGAAACGCCTTGCTCCCGGTAATAACCATCCTCGGACTGTCTGTTCCGGGCTTGATCGGTGGCAGTGTAATCTTTGAGACGATTTTCGCGATCCCCGGTATGGGCCAGCTTTTCTACCAGTCCGTGATGATGCGGGATTATCCCACAATAATGGGAATACTTGTGATCGGGGCCGCTTTGACCCTGATTGGGAACCTCCTGGCCGATCTCCTTTATTCCTGGGCTGATCCAAGAATACGCGTCGGCGGTTAA
- the ftsH gene encoding ATP-dependent zinc metalloprotease FtsH has product MNNIYKNLGLWLVIFLVMIFLFHLFNQTKSPQKEISYSQFRQDLDQGAIKSVILQGNHVKGTFLDGSGAFRTLAPTDPGLIPSLMKNRVDIQVTPEDDNPWYLTALISWLPMIFLIAIFVFFMRQMQAGGGKAMSFGKSRARLISEDQNKFTFADVAGIEEAKEELSEIIEFLKDPKKFTRLGGKIPKGVLLMGGPGTGKTLLAKAVAGEAGVPFFSISGSDFVEMFVGVGASRVRDLFIQGKKNAPCIIFIDEIDAVGRHRGAGLGGGHDEREQTLNQLLVEMDGFETNEGVILISATNRPDVLDPALLRPGRFDRQVVVPPPDLRGREAILKVHTKKTPLGDEVDLRSISRGTPGFSGADLANLVNEAALNAARHDQNFINMSDFEFAKDKVLMGVERRSLVISLEERRNTAFHEAGHAFVARKIPGTDPIHKVTIIPRGRALGVTQQLPLDDRHTYEKDFLLAQIAVLMGGRAAEEIFLEHMTTGAGNDISRATELARKMVCEWGMSESLGPLTFGQKEEQIFLGKELTRHRDYSERTAIMIDDEIRGLVTTNYERAHKIIMDHEQTVRKIAEALLERETLNAAQIETIIEGKDLPKLESPPDPPPTEPQNPAEATVEASSKAVLENPPATPDPEKA; this is encoded by the coding sequence TTGAACAACATATACAAAAATTTGGGGTTGTGGCTTGTCATATTTCTAGTGATGATCTTCCTTTTTCACCTGTTTAATCAAACAAAATCTCCCCAAAAGGAAATTTCATACAGCCAGTTCAGACAAGATCTCGATCAGGGCGCCATAAAATCCGTAATACTCCAGGGAAACCACGTCAAGGGGACCTTCCTGGATGGTAGTGGAGCCTTCAGGACCCTTGCCCCTACGGATCCTGGCCTGATTCCTTCACTCATGAAGAACAGAGTAGATATACAGGTAACACCCGAGGATGACAATCCTTGGTACTTGACAGCCCTTATCTCGTGGCTGCCGATGATCTTTCTGATAGCCATTTTTGTGTTTTTCATGCGGCAAATGCAGGCAGGGGGCGGCAAAGCAATGAGCTTTGGGAAAAGTCGAGCCCGTCTCATTTCCGAGGATCAGAACAAATTTACTTTTGCCGACGTGGCCGGTATTGAGGAGGCCAAAGAAGAGCTTTCCGAGATAATTGAATTCTTGAAGGATCCGAAAAAGTTTACTCGGTTAGGCGGCAAGATTCCCAAAGGCGTGCTGCTTATGGGTGGCCCTGGAACGGGCAAGACGTTGCTGGCGAAAGCGGTAGCAGGCGAGGCGGGGGTTCCTTTTTTCTCGATTTCGGGGTCGGACTTTGTTGAAATGTTCGTTGGGGTTGGGGCCTCGAGAGTGCGAGATCTTTTTATTCAGGGCAAGAAAAACGCTCCGTGTATTATTTTTATAGATGAAATTGACGCTGTAGGTCGTCATCGAGGCGCTGGTCTGGGTGGCGGACACGATGAAAGGGAACAAACCCTCAACCAGTTGTTGGTTGAAATGGATGGATTTGAAACGAATGAGGGCGTCATTCTGATAAGCGCCACCAACAGACCGGACGTACTGGATCCTGCGCTATTAAGACCCGGACGATTCGACAGGCAGGTTGTCGTTCCTCCTCCTGACCTGAGAGGCCGTGAGGCAATACTCAAGGTCCACACCAAAAAGACCCCTCTTGGCGACGAGGTTGATCTTCGTTCAATCAGCAGGGGAACACCTGGTTTTTCAGGGGCTGATCTGGCCAACCTCGTAAATGAAGCGGCCCTGAACGCCGCGAGGCACGATCAGAACTTTATCAACATGTCGGATTTCGAATTTGCCAAGGACAAGGTTCTCATGGGGGTTGAACGTCGCAGTCTCGTTATCAGCCTTGAAGAGCGCCGTAATACAGCTTTCCACGAAGCTGGTCACGCATTTGTGGCAAGAAAGATTCCCGGCACTGACCCCATACACAAGGTCACCATCATACCAAGAGGCAGGGCGCTCGGTGTAACCCAACAACTCCCGCTTGATGATCGTCACACATACGAAAAGGATTTCCTGCTTGCCCAAATTGCGGTGCTCATGGGAGGCCGGGCAGCGGAAGAGATTTTTCTCGAACACATGACCACCGGCGCTGGAAATGACATCTCACGCGCCACAGAATTGGCGCGAAAGATGGTGTGTGAATGGGGCATGAGTGAGAGTCTGGGACCTTTGACTTTCGGTCAGAAGGAAGAACAGATATTTCTGGGTAAGGAGTTGACCCGTCATCGTGACTATTCTGAACGAACAGCCATAATGATCGATGATGAAATCAGAGGGCTGGTGACCACCAATTACGAACGGGCCCACAAAATCATTATGGATCACGAACAAACCGTCCGTAAAATAGCCGAGGCCTTACTGGAAAGGGAAACTCTCAACGCTGCCCAGATAGAAACTATAATTGAAGGCAAGGACTTACCCAAGCTGGAGAGTCCTCCCGATCCACCGCCAACGGAGCCTCAGAATCCGGCCGAAGCGACAGTTGAAGCTTCAAGCAAGGCTGTGTTAGAGAATCCCCCGGCTACGCCTGATCCTGAAAAAGCTTGA
- a CDS encoding ABC transporter permease — protein MFLNEDFVKRIRRNKMAMIGLIIVATLFCVAIFANQLAPYSPSKIDTSNILAPPTWNHVLGTDVLGRDVLSRIIHGAGVSLSVGFVAVGISTFIGMLLGAVSGYYSGILDRIVMRFVDVMLCFPSFFLILAVIAFVGPSIWNIMIVIGATSWMGVARLIRAEFLSIRERDFVQAAIAQGASDARIIFLHILPNAMAPVLVAATLGIASAVLIESGLSFLGIGVQPPDPSWGNMLTEGKDNIEIAWWLSLFPGMAILITVMGYNMLGEGIRDSLDPRLRR, from the coding sequence ATGTTTTTAAATGAAGATTTTGTAAAACGAATCCGAAGGAATAAAATGGCGATGATCGGTCTGATCATCGTCGCCACATTGTTTTGCGTCGCGATTTTCGCGAATCAACTGGCGCCCTATTCTCCTTCAAAAATAGATACTTCAAACATCCTGGCCCCTCCAACGTGGAACCACGTCCTTGGCACTGATGTCCTCGGACGGGATGTCCTATCCCGGATTATACACGGAGCGGGTGTTTCATTAAGTGTAGGCTTTGTGGCTGTGGGAATTTCCACTTTCATTGGAATGTTACTGGGCGCCGTCTCAGGATACTACAGCGGTATCCTGGACAGGATAGTAATGCGCTTTGTGGACGTGATGCTTTGCTTTCCGTCATTCTTTCTCATCCTCGCTGTAATTGCGTTTGTCGGGCCAAGTATATGGAACATCATGATTGTAATTGGAGCGACATCCTGGATGGGAGTGGCCAGGCTGATCAGGGCAGAGTTCCTGAGCATCCGCGAGCGTGATTTTGTTCAGGCTGCAATAGCTCAGGGAGCAAGTGACGCCAGGATCATCTTTCTCCACATCCTCCCAAACGCGATGGCCCCTGTCCTGGTCGCTGCAACGCTAGGGATAGCGTCCGCCGTCTTGATTGAATCAGGACTGTCGTTTCTGGGGATAGGTGTTCAGCCTCCTGATCCATCTTGGGGTAACATGCTTACCGAAGGAAAGGACAACATCGAGATAGCGTGGTGGTTGTCGCTGTTCCCCGGTATGGCCATCCTGATTACCGTCATGGGATACAACATGCTCGGCGAAGGCATCAGAGACTCCCTGGATCCCCGTCTCAGGCGATAG
- the acpS gene encoding holo-ACP synthase, whose amino-acid sequence MIVGIGIDLVSASRIKRILDQSWGNRFVTRVFGPEEISYCRSGSKPEEAFAARFAAKEAMAKALGTGFSKGVTPAQIIVRGGDRQKPSIVLSSVAGKIAESMGISNLSVSLSHSNGMACAVVIAEKI is encoded by the coding sequence GTGATAGTCGGAATAGGAATTGACCTTGTAAGCGCATCCCGGATAAAACGAATTCTGGATCAATCGTGGGGGAATAGATTTGTCACGAGAGTTTTTGGCCCGGAAGAAATATCTTACTGTCGCTCCGGCTCCAAACCGGAAGAGGCGTTTGCGGCGAGATTCGCTGCAAAAGAAGCCATGGCAAAGGCTTTGGGAACCGGGTTTTCCAAAGGGGTAACTCCGGCTCAAATAATAGTCCGCGGAGGCGACAGACAAAAACCGTCCATTGTCCTGTCGTCCGTGGCGGGGAAGATCGCCGAGTCCATGGGGATCAGCAACCTTAGTGTTTCCTTATCTCACTCAAACGGTATGGCTTGCGCTGTTGTGATTGCCGAGAAGATTTGA
- the folP gene encoding dihydropteroate synthase, with the protein MPKARLSPIQKFSNVLFHESRTKVMGVINTTPDSFSDGGIHFERDAAIASGLDMLEQGADILDIGGESTRPGSLPVGVDEEIRRTIPVISGICSQAPDAVVSIDTRRKAVADAATEAGAVIINDVSGFRDDPELAQSARDNGAFLVVMHMLGAPRNMQTDIHYDSFPGDIVTFFKQRIADLEKIGVAPEKIILDPGIGFGKTFNQNLILINRLQEFSELGKPLLMGPSRKAFIGTIIGEPEASKRDVATMAAICMSICRGAAIVRAHDVRSTVQVARVTDAILRERVEM; encoded by the coding sequence ATGCCCAAGGCTCGACTGTCTCCGATTCAAAAATTTTCCAACGTACTCTTCCACGAATCTCGCACAAAGGTGATGGGTGTAATAAACACAACCCCTGACTCATTTTCAGATGGTGGGATTCATTTCGAGCGTGATGCGGCAATAGCAAGCGGCCTCGACATGCTTGAACAGGGGGCGGATATCCTGGATATCGGTGGCGAATCCACTCGTCCAGGCTCCCTACCGGTTGGGGTTGATGAGGAAATACGCAGGACAATTCCAGTCATCTCAGGTATCTGTTCCCAAGCCCCGGACGCTGTGGTATCAATCGACACCCGCAGAAAAGCAGTAGCTGACGCGGCTACTGAAGCTGGGGCCGTGATCATTAACGATGTCTCCGGATTTCGCGATGACCCGGAATTAGCCCAGTCAGCCAGGGATAATGGGGCTTTTCTAGTTGTCATGCATATGCTGGGCGCTCCGCGAAACATGCAGACAGACATCCATTATGACTCGTTTCCCGGAGACATCGTCACCTTTTTCAAGCAACGGATAGCCGATCTGGAAAAGATCGGAGTCGCCCCTGAAAAAATAATACTTGATCCTGGGATTGGTTTTGGCAAAACGTTTAACCAAAACCTGATTCTCATCAACCGCTTGCAGGAATTCTCGGAACTGGGTAAACCATTGCTCATGGGGCCCTCCCGGAAAGCGTTCATCGGAACAATCATAGGTGAACCTGAAGCTTCCAAGCGGGATGTAGCCACAATGGCTGCGATATGCATGTCCATCTGCCGTGGGGCCGCGATTGTGAGGGCTCACGACGTCAGATCAACTGTTCAGGTCGCGAGGGTTACGGACGCCATCTTACGGGAAAGAGTAGAGATGTGA
- a CDS encoding formyltransferase family protein: MTLKIGWFSTGRDPAARNLLKTVHDYIAQEHLPAEISWVFCHRETGDGPFNEEYKQREMFFDLAAGFDIPVATLSHVKFLPDLRKKGLAESASAEKASPSLQEWRDKFGREVVRVVEMLSPADLIVMAGYMLIIGKPELEALDMVNIHPALPWGPKGTWQEVIHQLIGEDASEQGIMTHLVTSELDRGPVISYSSFPIKGPDWDELWVNWKADIQPSDGLEKRESHPLFTKIRHEGEIRELPLLNSAIRELATGAIIVRDKKIFTHGSVQDSGVDLTSVIEEYISS; encoded by the coding sequence ATGACGCTTAAAATAGGCTGGTTTTCAACAGGTCGCGATCCCGCCGCAAGAAACCTGCTGAAGACCGTTCATGATTATATAGCGCAGGAACACTTACCGGCTGAAATATCCTGGGTTTTCTGTCATCGAGAAACCGGGGATGGTCCATTCAATGAAGAATACAAGCAACGAGAGATGTTTTTCGACCTTGCCGCGGGTTTTGACATCCCCGTAGCTACTCTCTCCCACGTAAAATTCCTGCCTGATTTGAGAAAAAAGGGCCTTGCGGAGAGCGCATCAGCCGAAAAAGCTTCTCCGTCTTTACAGGAATGGCGGGACAAATTCGGACGAGAAGTCGTCAGAGTTGTAGAAATGCTCAGCCCGGCGGACCTGATCGTAATGGCCGGATATATGTTGATCATCGGCAAACCGGAACTCGAAGCTCTCGATATGGTCAACATACACCCTGCCCTGCCTTGGGGACCGAAAGGAACATGGCAGGAGGTTATCCATCAGTTGATAGGCGAAGACGCTTCTGAACAGGGGATAATGACGCATCTCGTGACCAGCGAACTCGACCGTGGCCCAGTGATTTCGTATTCCAGTTTCCCGATCAAGGGACCTGACTGGGACGAACTGTGGGTGAATTGGAAAGCCGATATCCAGCCTTCTGACGGCCTTGAAAAGAGAGAATCACATCCGCTTTTCACAAAAATCCGTCATGAAGGTGAAATACGGGAATTACCGCTGTTAAATTCCGCTATCAGGGAGCTTGCTACAGGCGCAATAATTGTTCGAGACAAAAAGATTTTCACTCACGGCTCTGTCCAGGATTCCGGTGTTGATCTAACTTCTGTGATTGAGGAGTATATTTCTTCCTGA
- a CDS encoding cation transporter: MDEFDGCCSGECMASRARHAQEGRRLEYFTLGWNLIEAMVAVASGIAAGSIALLGFGADSLIECLSGGILLWRLQLHEADESRDRIAVKLVGVSFIILAAYVGIDAAKTLVLREEPEVSVIGIALACASLIVMPLLARAKRRVAARLQSQSLVADSRQTDLCAYLSAILLGGLVLNALFGWWWADPIAGLVMVPIIAREGVESLRGNVCADCH, from the coding sequence ATGGATGAATTCGATGGATGTTGTTCAGGTGAATGCATGGCCTCCCGAGCCCGTCACGCCCAGGAAGGTCGGCGCCTGGAATATTTCACGTTAGGCTGGAACCTTATAGAAGCGATGGTGGCGGTAGCCTCCGGCATAGCGGCAGGTAGTATAGCTCTTCTAGGATTTGGGGCCGATTCCCTTATCGAATGCCTGTCTGGTGGGATATTGCTTTGGCGGCTGCAATTGCACGAGGCCGATGAAAGCAGGGATAGAATTGCCGTGAAGCTGGTTGGCGTCAGTTTTATAATTCTGGCGGCCTATGTTGGCATTGACGCCGCTAAAACGCTGGTATTACGCGAGGAGCCGGAGGTTAGTGTCATAGGTATCGCTCTAGCCTGCGCCTCATTGATCGTGATGCCGCTTCTTGCGAGAGCCAAGCGTCGAGTTGCGGCCCGCTTGCAAAGCCAATCCCTGGTCGCTGACTCCCGGCAGACTGATCTGTGCGCCTACCTCTCCGCTATATTGCTTGGAGGCCTGGTTCTTAACGCTCTTTTTGGCTGGTGGTGGGCTGACCCGATAGCGGGTCTTGTAATGGTTCCAATCATTGCCCGCGAGGGCGTTGAAAGTCTGCGCGGAAATGTGTGCGCTGACTGCCATTGA
- a CDS encoding peptide-binding protein codes for MAFNKCFLSLIVALLAFCAGCNEKAEKNNAAEQGATTETSSKKAAEVDTKPAYGDMLIVGSIGDASVLLPVLASDSASGDINGLIYNGLVKYDKDIRLVGELAEKWDVSEDKLKIRFFLRKGVKWHDGQPFTAKDVEYTYKVYVDPKTPTAYSTDFLKVKEFRVLDDHTVEVVYDHPYAPALGSWGQGILPSHLLEGVDITESPLKRHPIGTGPYKFKDWVTGEKITVDSFHDYFDGRPYINRVMTRVIPDLATMFLELKALSIDEMGLTPLQYVRQTDTQWFKDNFNRYKYLGFGYSYLGYNLQDWKFKDKRVRQALTMAINRESIVEGVLLGLGTVTDTPYKPDTYWYNPNVKKFPYDPEKAKQTLAEAGWKDTDGDGILDKDGKPFEFTIITNHGNELRKNAAIIIQRDLKKVGITVKIRVIEWAAFLKNFINKRKFEACLLGWGIGIDPSQIDIWNSKKTGESELNFINYQNPEVDRLLDLGASTYNREERKKYYDQFQEIIAEDQPYTFLFVQYALPIINSRFHGIQPAPIGISYNFPKWYVPKALQKYTIQQ; via the coding sequence ATGGCGTTTAATAAATGTTTCCTGTCCCTGATAGTAGCTCTGTTGGCCTTTTGCGCAGGATGCAACGAAAAGGCGGAAAAAAATAACGCGGCTGAACAAGGCGCCACGACAGAAACCAGCTCAAAAAAGGCCGCCGAAGTGGATACAAAACCCGCATATGGCGACATGCTCATAGTGGGTAGTATAGGAGACGCATCCGTACTCCTGCCGGTCCTGGCTTCGGACTCGGCGAGCGGAGACATAAACGGTCTGATCTATAACGGTCTTGTCAAGTATGACAAGGACATCAGGCTGGTAGGCGAACTCGCGGAAAAATGGGATGTTTCAGAGGATAAACTGAAAATTCGCTTTTTCCTCAGGAAAGGCGTCAAGTGGCATGATGGGCAGCCATTCACCGCCAAGGATGTGGAATATACTTACAAGGTTTATGTTGACCCCAAAACCCCAACCGCTTACTCGACTGATTTCCTTAAAGTAAAGGAATTCCGGGTTCTTGATGATCACACTGTAGAGGTCGTCTATGACCATCCCTACGCGCCTGCCCTGGGATCCTGGGGACAGGGAATATTACCCAGCCACCTGCTCGAAGGCGTAGACATCACAGAGAGTCCTCTGAAACGACATCCTATCGGCACCGGCCCTTACAAGTTCAAAGATTGGGTCACAGGGGAAAAAATCACGGTAGACAGCTTTCACGATTATTTTGATGGACGTCCATACATCAATAGGGTTATGACGAGAGTCATACCGGATCTAGCCACCATGTTCCTCGAATTGAAGGCTCTTTCCATTGACGAGATGGGATTGACTCCTCTCCAGTACGTCCGTCAGACCGACACCCAATGGTTTAAGGATAATTTTAACAGGTACAAGTATTTAGGTTTTGGCTACTCATATTTGGGTTACAATCTTCAGGATTGGAAATTCAAGGATAAACGGGTTAGGCAGGCTCTCACAATGGCGATTAACAGGGAGAGTATAGTTGAGGGAGTTCTGCTGGGCCTTGGAACAGTGACCGACACCCCTTATAAGCCCGACACATACTGGTACAATCCAAATGTTAAGAAATTCCCATATGATCCTGAAAAGGCAAAGCAAACGCTTGCTGAAGCCGGGTGGAAAGATACCGATGGTGATGGTATACTGGACAAAGACGGTAAACCGTTTGAATTTACGATAATAACAAACCACGGCAATGAACTTCGAAAGAACGCCGCAATAATAATACAGAGAGACCTTAAAAAGGTCGGGATCACGGTCAAGATTCGTGTAATAGAATGGGCTGCATTTCTAAAAAATTTCATTAACAAGCGGAAATTTGAAGCCTGTCTTTTGGGGTGGGGCATTGGAATTGATCCCAGCCAGATAGATATATGGAATTCAAAGAAAACCGGCGAAAGTGAACTGAATTTTATCAATTATCAAAACCCCGAAGTTGACAGGTTGCTCGATTTGGGAGCGTCAACCTATAACCGGGAAGAACGAAAGAAATATTACGACCAGTTTCAGGAAATCATAGCGGAAGATCAACCCTATACTTTTCTGTTTGTCCAGTACGCTTTACCGATCATCAATTCACGTTTTCATGGAATCCAACCTGCTCCCATCGGTATCAGTTACAATTTTCCAAAGTGGTACGTTCCCAAGGCTCTGCAAAAATACACGATCCAACAGTAA
- a CDS encoding class I SAM-dependent rRNA methyltransferase — protein sequence MIKLRKNADRKVRRGGLWIFSNEIEAPSVRELEPGEIHELVDFSGEFLGMVYVNPNSLIAARLVSRKRSAIDSEFVMNRLKEALDRRQPFCREREAYRVFFGESDLLPGLIIDRYGPNLVIQSSTAGVDKILDMIVDLAMNLFSAKSIVLRNDLSVRNLEGIPLYKLLRYGSDVDRVEFGSDGLNFVADLLDGQKTGFFLDQEFNRSALRKYIPDRATLLDLYCYSGAWGLHGLAGGAGAVTCVDSSQPALELAMENARLNRYEPNVNFVREEVLRFLGTCPDQWDVIVLDPPAFIKSRSKVREGRQGYIDVNRKALARLKQGGIFVTCSCSGHMELTDFLEVLNVSAHRSGKNLRLLEILGQGPDHPTLMAMPETRYLKVIVAQAV from the coding sequence TTGATAAAACTAAGAAAAAACGCGGATCGTAAAGTCAGAAGAGGGGGGCTGTGGATTTTTTCGAATGAAATCGAAGCTCCGTCCGTTAGGGAGCTTGAGCCTGGAGAGATACACGAGCTAGTTGATTTCTCTGGGGAATTTCTGGGAATGGTTTATGTAAACCCCAACAGTCTGATTGCCGCCAGACTCGTTTCCAGGAAACGGAGCGCCATTGATTCTGAATTTGTCATGAACAGGCTCAAGGAAGCCCTTGACCGTAGACAGCCGTTTTGTAGAGAAAGGGAGGCGTATCGAGTCTTCTTTGGAGAGTCGGACCTCTTGCCTGGTCTTATAATCGATCGCTACGGGCCCAATCTTGTGATTCAAAGCTCAACCGCCGGCGTGGACAAGATCCTGGATATGATAGTGGACTTGGCCATGAATTTGTTCTCTGCGAAATCCATAGTTCTGAGAAATGATTTATCGGTCAGGAATCTCGAAGGGATTCCCTTGTACAAACTCCTCAGATATGGATCAGATGTTGACAGGGTCGAATTCGGGTCCGACGGTTTAAATTTTGTCGCTGATTTGCTTGATGGTCAGAAAACTGGATTTTTCCTGGATCAGGAATTCAACAGAAGCGCTTTGAGAAAATATATTCCGGATCGAGCCACTTTACTTGATCTGTACTGTTACTCCGGGGCGTGGGGGTTGCATGGGCTTGCCGGCGGAGCTGGCGCTGTCACTTGTGTTGATTCGTCCCAGCCGGCTCTTGAGCTGGCTATGGAAAACGCTCGTCTCAATAGATACGAGCCCAATGTCAATTTTGTGCGTGAAGAAGTCCTGCGCTTTTTAGGTACTTGTCCAGACCAGTGGGATGTTATTGTACTGGATCCTCCAGCCTTTATAAAGAGTCGTTCCAAGGTTCGTGAAGGTCGGCAGGGTTACATAGACGTAAATCGGAAGGCTCTTGCTCGATTGAAACAGGGAGGAATTTTTGTGACCTGTTCCTGTTCCGGGCATATGGAGTTGACTGATTTCTTGGAAGTCCTAAATGTCTCGGCTCACAGAAGTGGGAAAAACCTGAGGCTACTCGAAATTTTGGGACAGGGGCCGGACCATCCGACTCTTATGGCTATGCCGGAAACAAGATACTTGAAGGTGATTGTGGCGCAAGCGGTATAA
- the serS gene encoding serine--tRNA ligase: MLDIAFIRNNPEIVKDGIRKKRMKMDVDELLNVDTEMRSLKTEVETLRADRNRISKDVAKSSGSEREELISKIKFIKESLAVKEPKLKAFEERFENLMLFVPNPPSPEVPEGDSDDDNVVVRTVGEIPNFDFVPKDHLELAESLDIVDMPRAVKFAGARMYFLKNEGALLEFALFKFALDHLVSKGFHPMIVPQLVRREALVGTGFFPLGEEDTFCVTKDDLYLVGTAEVSLVSYHMDEILNESELPKRYCGYSTCFRREAGSYGRDTKGFYRLHQFNKVEQVVICANDPEVSRREHSLLLENAEELMQALGLPYRVALACGAEIGQGQVLKHEIETWMPSRGKYSETHSCSTLHEFQARRLRIRYRGSDGKTRPCHTLNNTAIASPRIMIPILENFQNADGSVTIPKVLRPLMEGREKIEPKNSK, from the coding sequence ATGTTAGATATAGCTTTTATTAGAAATAATCCTGAGATCGTTAAAGATGGAATCCGAAAGAAACGGATGAAGATGGATGTGGATGAACTCCTGAACGTCGATACTGAAATGAGGAGTTTAAAGACCGAAGTTGAAACTCTCAGGGCAGATAGAAACAGGATTTCGAAGGATGTTGCGAAAAGTTCCGGGTCCGAGCGGGAAGAACTGATTTCAAAAATAAAATTTATTAAGGAAAGCCTTGCGGTAAAGGAACCAAAGCTCAAGGCGTTCGAAGAACGTTTCGAGAACCTCATGCTTTTTGTGCCCAATCCACCATCTCCGGAGGTCCCGGAAGGAGATTCCGACGACGACAACGTTGTTGTAAGGACAGTGGGAGAAATTCCTAATTTCGATTTTGTTCCAAAGGACCATCTTGAGCTTGCTGAAAGCCTTGACATTGTAGATATGCCGAGAGCCGTCAAATTCGCCGGCGCTCGAATGTATTTCCTGAAAAATGAAGGGGCTCTCCTTGAATTCGCATTGTTCAAATTCGCCCTTGATCACCTCGTTTCCAAGGGTTTTCATCCGATGATAGTTCCCCAGTTGGTGCGCAGGGAAGCCCTTGTAGGAACCGGGTTTTTCCCATTGGGAGAAGAAGACACATTCTGTGTAACCAAGGATGACCTGTATCTGGTTGGTACCGCTGAGGTCTCGCTCGTGTCATACCATATGGACGAGATATTGAATGAGTCAGAGTTGCCCAAGCGTTACTGCGGATATTCAACGTGTTTCCGGAGGGAAGCTGGTTCCTACGGTAGGGATACGAAAGGCTTTTACAGGCTTCATCAGTTCAATAAGGTAGAACAGGTAGTAATTTGCGCGAATGATCCCGAAGTCTCCAGAAGGGAGCACAGTCTGTTACTCGAGAACGCCGAAGAACTGATGCAGGCGTTGGGTCTACCGTATCGCGTGGCCCTGGCGTGCGGCGCTGAAATAGGCCAGGGACAGGTGCTGAAGCACGAAATAGAAACGTGGATGCCGAGCAGGGGAAAATATTCGGAGACACATTCATGTTCGACGCTTCATGAGTTTCAGGCCCGGCGCCTTAGAATCAGATACCGAGGCTCGGACGGTAAGACCCGGCCCTGCCATACCCTTAACAATACCGCCATAGCGTCTCCCAGAATCATGATTCCTATACTTGAAAATTTTCAAAACGCTGATGGAAGTGTGACGATACCCAAGGTTCTTAGGCCTCTCATGGAAGGGAGGGAAAAGATAGAACCAAAGAACTCTAAATGA